In Torulaspora globosa chromosome 1, complete sequence, a genomic segment contains:
- the PPT2 gene encoding holo-[acyl-carrier-protein] synthase (ancestral locus Anc_8.664) produces MVAHLSVKAGSRVLGIGTDIVHLSRFSKLLQKYPLSVASASEQGTFIKIAKKFMHSREIANLQLLVSETNNDKHTATYIAGIWAIKESVLKAFSSFVPGPEMPTAQCIYTRLIYKEKKSSGRPILRFDEQFLATASDSELQFYHKYIKTPKTRPIVSISHDEDYLVTFVCLVEDNGNGNGHASATDSIFDSASS; encoded by the coding sequence ATGGTCGCCCACTTAAGCGTTAAGGCCGGGAGTAGGGTTCTGGGCATTGGCACAGATATCGTCCATCTATCGCGATTCTCAAAGCTGCTCCAGAAATACCCGTTATCTGTAGCGAGTGCAAGTGAACAGGGTACCTTCATCAAGATCGCTAAAAAGTTTATGCATTCTCGTGAAATTGCAAACCTACAACTGCTGGTCTCTGAAACCAATAACGATAAGCATACGGCTACGTACATTGCTGGAATTTGGGCGATTAAGGAGTCTGTCTTGAAGGCCTTTTCGTCCTTTGTACCGGGCCCTGAGATGCCAACCGCCCAATGCATATATACCAGACTCATATAcaaggagaaaaaaagcAGTGGCCGGCCCATTTTACGATTTGACGAGCAATTCCTCGCCACCGCCTCCGATTCCGAGCTGCAATTCTATCACAAATACATCAAGACGCCAAAGACTCGCCCGATAGTGTCAATTTCCCATGATGAAGATTATCTGGTGACTTTCGTATGTCTCGTCGAAGATAATGGAAACGGGAATGGCCATGCAAGCGCTACTGACAGCATTTTTGATAGTGCATCGagctga
- a CDS encoding uncharacterized protein (ancestral locus Anc_8.660) has protein sequence MLSPRFFTWASPQIQPLEMNEDLTRMPHLIIVPCHSIWNQFSQTDGTPNLGHLPEQWFLAPFQLEGNDHLAFIKHGLHAILHLVKDVSNQSVVVFSGSQTKLLAGCISEGQSYYFLMWRLINQVYQDEGLFPNDFPDDILKLLKDIKAIMMLRSISVQTLFTSLVTTEDFALDSFENLLFSLYRFKQFVGVFARKITIIGFGFKEKRFLRLHAKAIDFPIKNIQYVAVDPAPTNYDSIKLKAYYDELDSLEFHNALNIFSSDWYGSKTALKTKKKARNPFKRINNYEDVRLFELKDAIENDEVFFETYIKGKMPWSPPSDS, from the coding sequence ATGCTGTCGCCTCGCTTTTTCACTTGGGCAAGTCCTCAGATACAGCCTCTAGAAATGAACGAAGACCTAACAAGGATGCCGCATTTGATCATTGTACCATGCCATTCAATTTGGAATCAATTTAGCCAAACCGATGGCACGCCAAACCTGGGACATTTACCCGAGCAATGGTTCTTAGCTCCCTTCCAGCTTGAGGGAAACGACCACTTAGCTTTCATCAAACATGGCTTGCATGCGATCTTACATCTCGTCAAGGACGTGTCGAACCAGTCGGTCGTCGTATTCAGCGGATCTCAGACCAAGCTATTAGCAGGTTGCATTTCCGAGGGGCAAAGTTATTACTTTCTGATGTGGCGGTTGATTAACCAGGTATATCAAGACGAAGGATTGTTTCCAAATGATTTTCCTGACGACATACTAAAGTTGTTGAAGGACATTAAAGCCATTATGATGCTGCGGTCAATCAGTGTGCAGACACTCTTCACTTCCCTGGTCACCACGGAGGATTTCGCACTGGATTCTTTCGAAAATCTATTGTTCTCATTGTACAGATTCAAGCAATTCGTTGGCGTGTTCGCTAGGAAGATTACAATCATTGGGTTTGGcttcaaggagaagagaTTTTTGCGATTGCATGCCAAGGCCATAGACTTTCCAATTAAAAACATTCAGTACGTCGCGGTTGATCCAGCTCCAACGAACTACGATTCCATCAAGCTGAAAGCGTACTACGACGAGCTGGACAGCTTGGAATTCCATAATGCTCTAAACATATTCTCCTCTGATTGGTATGGATCCAAAACTGCGTTaaagaccaagaagaaggctcgCAATCCCTTCAAAAGGATCAATAACTATGAAGACGTAAGGCTATTCGAACTGAAAGATGCCATTGAAAACGATGAAGTATTTTTTGAAACATACATAAAGGGAAAGATGCCCTGGTCCCCACCGTCTGATAGCTAG
- a CDS encoding uncharacterized protein (ancestral locus Anc_8.663), whose protein sequence is MSTDCLRNGPAFCRPSVKIIEPLQFKLVGSDTVATAFPIFNSTDVPDSLIELMLEEFNLEIDGGQTYPQFERLTKQEFIDYWFASFCVIVLQTDKAVIEETSDWQSTLLGTFYIKPNYMARCSHNCNAGFLVNHRQRSRKIGYRLAQVYLSWAPLLGYKYSVFNLVFVTNTASWRIWDKFKFDRIGLVPKAAVLKGYEEPIDAIVYGKDLTRIEPDLLVMD, encoded by the coding sequence ATGTCCACTGATTGCTTGCGCAACGGTCCGGCCTTTTGTAGGCCTTCAGTCAAGATTATTGAACCGCTGCAGTTCAAGCTAGTGGGCTCTGACACCGTGGCAACCGCATTTCCTATATTTAACTCAACTGATGTTCCCGATTCACTAATCGAACTCATGCTCGAAGAGTTCAATCTGGAGATAGATGGCGGCCAAACGTATCCTCAGTTTGAAAGGCTGACCAAGCAAGAGTTCATCGACTATTGGTTCGCTTCATTTTGCGTCATCGTGCTGCAGACAGACAAGGCTGTCATTGAGGAGACAAGCGATTGGCAATCAACTCTGCTGGGTACTTTTTATATCAAGCCAAATTATATGGCACGGTGTTCTCACAATTGCAATGCTGGTTTCTTGGTCAACCATCGCCAAAGAAGTCGGAAAATCGGGTATAGATTGGCCCAAGTGTATCTCAGCTGGGCTCCTCTGCTGGGTTACAAGTATTCTGTTTTTAATTTAGTCTTTGTGACAAACACAGCTAGCTGGAGAATCTGGGATAAATTCAAGTTCGATAGAATCGGACTTGTCCCAAAGGCTGCTGTTCTGAAAGGTTACGAGGAGCCTATAGATGCTATCGTATATGGCAAAGATTTAACCCGGATTGAGCCGGATCTGCTTGTCATGGACTAA
- a CDS encoding uncharacterized protein (ancestral locus Anc_8.667) gives MKVVKPSSFVPIEWLWDYKEDEKDIHVVDPVDKSTVVFGIFIIDKFAKDSDKQLQQLIRKVETDFAIWNDYYPWSEYNGISLSLEKLENEMPFIYGQLCAENNVSREEKVLLGLLIMLSKRLDPQMFIRVRDTDGDFIMNEISEALPKEYEFPVACNRLWLNCGKMKLIPLEESCSDGLRPLEALRFLEDSAFKLLDVDTLSNGAIVKMTANFPNDVLSRLVKLQLVIENEKHRQILVENPRLISFLLKSLIDEELSVTDQVSGNNDGSIELLVSEEHADLIPYFFEAKGLRKDTTLIPILCGRAISDVMEKLLRNRTIVVEDERTVKAIREGSLLDLTNFRPASIDLALSTGEDVDLTKDLLENLQNLLDGEVKIEDSLDFDNSDEDASEDLDEGCRKYFEDEGIDIDEDDFLEFFLKEGLKLDDDMIGELRADSVR, from the coding sequence ATGAAAGTCGTCAAACCTTCTTCATTTGTGCCAATAGAATGGCTTTGGGATTATAAAGAGGATGAGAAGGATATTCATGTGGTTGATCCTGTGGACAAGAGTACCGTGGTGTTTGGCATCTTCATAATAGACAAGTTTGCAAAAGACTCCGATAAACAACTTCAGCAACTAATACGGAAGGTTGAAACTGATTTTGCGATTTGGAATGATTACTATCCGTGGTCAGAGTACAATGGGATTTCTTTGAGCTTGGAGAAGTTGGAGAATGAAATGCCGTTTATCTATGGCCAACTTTGCGCTGAGAACAATGTCAGCAGGGAAGAAAAAGTGCTGTTAGGCCTGCTCATCATGCTATCAAAAAGACTGGATCCGCAGATGTTCATTCGTGTCCGTGATACTGACGGTGACTTTATTATGAATGAGATTAGCGAGGCACTGCCGAAGGAATACGAGTTTCCAGTCGCCTGCAATCGATTGTGGTTAAACTGCGGAAAGATGAAGCTTATACCCTTAGAAGAATCATGTAGCGATGGTCTACGGCCGCTTGAGGCGCTAcgatttcttgaagattcaGCGTTCAAGCTGCTCGATGTTGACACACTTAGTAATGGCGCGATCGTCAAGATGACTGCTAACTTTCCAAACGATGTACTTTCACGGCTAGTGAAGCTTCAATTGGTCATAGAAAATGAGAAGCACCGTCAGATTTTAGTGGAAAACCCGCGCCTAATCAGCTTTCTTTTAAAAAGCTTGATTGATGAGGAGTTATCGGTTACCGATCAGGTATCAGGAAATAACGATGGGTCTATCGAACTGCTTGTTTCGGAAGAGCATGCTGACCTAATTCCTTACTTCTTTGAAGCCAAAGGCCTCAGGAAGGACACAACGTTGATACCTATTCTGTGTGGAAGGGCCATATCAGATGTGATGGAAAAACTGCTACGGAATCGCACCATAGTGGTCGAGGATGAACGAACTGTTAAGGCAATAAGAGAGGGATCTTTATTGGATTTAACGAATTTCCGTCCTGCCTCGATCGATCTGGCGCTATCAACAGGCGAAGATGTCGACTTGACTAAGGACTTGCTGGAGAACCTGCAAAATCTCCTCGATGGCGAGGTTAAAATTGAAGACAGCCTGGATTTTGATAATTCTGATGAGGATGCTAGTGAAGATCTCGATGAAGGTTGTAGGAAATATTTCGAAGACGAGGGGATTGATATAGACGAGGATGATTTTCTCGAGTTTTTTCTCAAAGAGGGTCTGaagctggatgatgatATGATTGGCGAATTACGAGCCGACTCAGTGCGGTAA
- the ABP140 gene encoding tRNA(Thr) (cytosine(32)-N(3))-methyltransferase (ribosomal frameshifting), producing MGVADLIKKFEKISARDEKPMVPETVQNSRSLNDNERKIVPETSAPSFQEGPKTDSKDDESEDSKSKKEDAKRDSEEADDAGKPAEDDLAAEEPADAPTEDLEAEIESSFAKESTEEAVQKAVAEEDEDETASDDDKKKDESANETGETADSENKEAVEGLNDQNQSESSKKKKKKNKKKKKKNNSALPAEETHNGDGADEGSLGKINKHDKEELQAVILDVQEEVSETIAHDKTPVNKFNEKGTEDSTTRLGRDDPFEFGKRTLTENVDVWDHNAWDNVEWGEEQIKSAEEKIKTQYEHPVSEFDKKLYNGNPARYWDIFYKNNKENFFKDRKWLQIEFPCLYAATKKDAGPVTIFEIGCGAGNTFFPILNENENEDLRVIAADFAPKAVELVKNSENFNPKYGHAAVWDLANPEGNLPDGVEPHSVDIAVMIFVFSALAPDQWEQGLANLRKVMKPGGKILFRDYGRYDLAQVRFKKNRLLDDNFYIRGDGTRVYFFTEEELREIFTSGSFIENRIGTDRRLLVNRKRQLKMYRCWLQAVFEVPN from the exons ATGGGGGTAGCGGATTTAATTAAGAAgtttgagaagatatcTGCTAGGGATGAGAAGCCAATGGTGCCTGAGACGGTCCAGAATTCTCGTTCATTGAACGACAATGAAAGAAAAATAGTCCCTGAGACATCGGCACCATCATTCCAAGAGGGGCCGAAGACTGACAGCAAGGATGATGAATCTGAGGATTCTAAATCGAAAAAGGAAGATGCGAAGCGTGACTCTGAGGAAGCCGACGATGCAGGAAAGCCAGCAGAGGATGACTTGGCAGCAGAGGAGCCTGCTGATGCACCAAcggaagatcttgaagctgaaatAGAGAGCTCTTTCGCTAAAGAATCGAccgaagaagcagttcaGAAAGCTGTCGccgaagaggatgaagatgagacCGCGAGCGATGACGATAAGAAAAAAGATGAATCTGCAAATGAGACTGGCGAAACCGCCGATTCCGAGAACAAAGAAGCCGTCGAAGGCTTGAACGATCAGAATCAGTCAGAGTCTtctaagaagaagaagaagaagaataagaaaaagaagaagaagaacaattcCGCACTGCCAGCGGAGGAGACTCACAACGGGGATGGCGCCGATGAAGGTTCGCTT GGCAAGATTAATAAACATGATaaagaagagcttcaagcAGTAATTCTGGATGTCCAGGAGGAGGTATCCGAGACGATTGCTCATGACAAAACTCCGGTAAACAAATTTAACGAGAAGGGAACCGAAGATTCAACCACCCGTTTGGGCCGTGATGATCCGTTTGAATTTGGTAAGAGGACTTTGACTGAAAATGTAGATGTCTGGGATCATAATGCGTGGGACAACGTGGAGTGGGGTGAAGAACAGATCAAgtctgctgaagaaaagataaAGACTCAATATGAGCACCCTGTCTCAGAATTTGATAAAAAGCTGTACAACGGTAATCCTGCTCGATACTGGGATATATTTTACAAGAATAATAAGGAAAATTTCTTTAAGGACAGAAAGTGGCTACAGATTGAGTTTCCCTGCTTGTATGCGGCCACAAAGAAGGATGCCGGTCCCGTCaccatctttgaaatcgGATGTGGTGCCGGTAATACCTTTTTCCCAATTCTGAATGAGAATGAGAATGAAGATTTGCGAGTAATAGCTGCCGATTTTGCACCCAAAGCCGTGGAACTTGTTAAGAACTCGGAGAACTTCAATCCTAAGTACGGGCATGCTGCAGTGTGGGATCTTGCTAATCCTGAAGGAAACTTACCAGATGGCGTGGAACCCCACTCGGTTGATATCGCTGTAATGATTTTTGTCTTCAGTGCTTTGGCTCCCGATCAATGGGAACAGGGCCTCGCAAATTTGCGCAAAGTTATGAAACCAGGTGGTAAGATCCTATTTCGAGACTACGGCCGATATGACTTAGCACAAGTCaggttcaagaagaatagACTACTGGACGACAATTTCTACATAAGAGGGGATGGCACAAGAGTTTACTTCTTCAcagaggaagaattgaGAGAAATTTTCACCAGCGGGTCTTTCATTGAGAATAGGATAGGAACTGACAGAAGGTTACTAGTTAATAGGAAGCGGCAACTGAAGATGTACCGCTGCTGGCTCCAAGCTGTCTTTGAAGTTCCGAACTAA
- the PXA1 gene encoding ATP-binding cassette long-chain fatty acid transporter PXA1 (ancestral locus Anc_8.661): MTKKATTVRTGARSVSTARMRLLDMVINGHWHCIGLNVEGASWRSYFRILLRHLIQLSKPSDVGTGYRVRARVLLLSLGLSSLMAAMSGAYGVYVLVNKVKLLYRHSREKSHGASLVRTRSQTHLANGARIMYIPEDAFRDRKEAEEEEASDRGHMEPRKKIFIPRKDDDIIEHDQYLFKNVELGRAKHSQLFYSKFLNQMSVLSRILIPSLIDKNCILLVLQIFFLVMRTWLSLFVAKLDGQIVKDIIAGRGRRFLLDLACWFLIALPASYTNSAIKLLQRKLGLNFRVYLTRYIHDMYLDKRLAFYKLIFDEKASSSVVKNIDNSISNDVSKFCDATCSVFANIAKPVIDLFFFSVYLRDNLGTLGVVGIFINYFITGYLLRKFTPPLGKLASSRSTADGNYYNYHVNMINNNEEIAFYQGTEVEKSKVNELYDILMEKILAFDRSKFNYNMIEDYILKYTWSGLGYVFASIPIVITTLSTGVNIEDANMKEFIVNKRLMLSLADAGSRLMHSIKDISQLTGYTNRIFTLLCTLHRVHSKSFSYGAIESGASLSAEIPKGKDSQVDVKREIIQGTVQRNFNGVRFENIDVIIPSERAGEGIKLIRKLAFQIPPHIEPNSSNTNSTQDLNKMFDANLPFFEGPGASLLILGPNSCGKSSIQRIIAEIWPVYNKNGLLSIPSEGNILCVPQKPYFTRGGTLRDQIIYPMSSDEFFDRGFKDRHLVQILSEVRLEYLLRRKKGWSYLDAVAEWKDVLSGGEKQRMNFARIMFHKPRFIVLDEATNAISADMEDYLFNLLKRYRFNFISISQRPSLIKYHDLLLEITDVQTGSWQLQALGTAEAITSIDHEIDELSKKMANVSKWELEREELQEKLAVI; the protein is encoded by the coding sequence atgaccaagaaagctacTACCGTGCGGACAGGCGCGCGGAGCGTCAGTACGGCGCGGATGAGACTACTGGATATGGTGATTAATGGACATTGGCACTGTATAGGATTGAATGTGGAAGGTGCGAGCTGGAGGTCGTATTTCAGGATTCTGTTGCGACATTTGATCCAGTTATCGAAACCTTCGGACGTTGGGACTGGATATAGAGTACGAGCACGTGTTTTGCTACTGTCCTTGGGTTTATCATCGCTAATGGCGGCTATGAGCGGCGCCTATGGGGTATATGTGCTTGTGAATAAGGTAAAGTTGCTTTATAGACACTCTAGGGAGAAGAGCCATGGAGCTTCGTTAGTGCGTACCAGATCCCAAACCCACCTTGCCAACGGAGCCAGAATTATGTATATTCCAGAGGACGCGTTTCGAGACCGCAAGGAAgccgaggaagaagaagcatcTGACAGAGGTCATATGGAGCCTAGAAAGAAGATTTTCATACCGCGTAAGGATGATGATATCATTGAACATGATCAAtatctcttcaagaatgtGGAACTGGGACGAGCCAAGCATTCGCAGCTTTTCTATTCCAAGTTTCTAAACCAAATGAGTGTTTTGTCCAGGATATTGATTCCTTCATTAATCGATAAAAACTGCATCCTGCTTGTTCTACAAATATTCTTTTTGGTCATGAGGACATGGCTGTCACTATTTGTGGCGAAGCTGGATGGTCAAATTGTGAAGGACATAATTGCCGGAAGAGGGCGGCGATTTTTACTGGATCTGGCTTGTTGGTTCTTGATCGCACTGCCGGCGTCATATACTAATAGTGCCATCAAGTTGTTGCAAAGAAAATTGGGCTTGAATTTCAGAGTCTATTTGACACGCTATATCCATGACATGTATTTGGACAAGAGATTAGCTTTCTACAAGTTGattttcgatgaaaagGCCTCCAGTTCAGTTGTCAAGAATATCGATAATTCGATCTCCAACGACGTCTCGAAGTTTTGTGACGCGACATGTTCAGTTTTTGCCAATATTGCAAAGCCCGTGATCGAtttattcttcttttcggTTTATTTGCGGGATAACCTGGGTACCCTTGGCGTTGTTGGTATATTTATTAACTATTTCATTACTGGCTATCTTTTGAGAAAGTTCACCCCACCCCTAGGTAAGCtcgccagcagcagatcaaccGCAGACGGTAACTACTACAATTATCATGTAAATATGATAAACAATAACGAGGAAATTGCATTTTACCAGGGCACTGAAGTTGAGAAATCCAAGGTAAATGAATTATATGATATATTGATGGAAAAAATATTGGCATTTGATAGGAGTAAGTTCAACTACAATATGATTGAAGACTATATTCTAAAATATACCTGGTCCGGCTTGGGTTATGTCTTTGCCTCTATCCCGATAGTGATAACGACATTATCGACAGGGGTTAACATCGAGGATGCTAATATGAAAGAATTCATCGTTAACAAGAGGTTAATGTTGTCGCTCGCAGATGCTGGTTCAAGACTGATGCATTCCATTAAGGATATTTCCCAATTAACTGGTTACACAAACAGAATTTTCACATTGCTGTGTACTTTGCATAGAGTGCATTCAAAGTCGTTCAGTTATGGTGCGATAGAATCTGGCGCCTCCTTGAGTGCGGAGATTCCAAAAGGCAAAGACAGTCAAGTCGATGTTAAGAGGGAAATAATTCAAGGAACCGTTCAGCGTAATTTCAATGGTGTCAGATTCGAGAACATTGATGTTATAATACCTTCGGAAAGGGCGGGTGAAGGGATAAAGCTGATAAGGAAGCTGGCTTTCCAAATACCTCCTCATATTGAACCGAATTCGTCTAATACGAATTCAACTCAAGATTTAAATAAGATGTTTGATGCCAATTTACCATTCTTCGAAGGACCTGGAGCAAGTCTTTTGATACTCGGACCCAATAGTTGCGGTAAAAGCTCAATACAACGCATCATTGCAGAGATTTGGCCAGTTTACAACAAGAACGGACTTCTATCAATTCCTTCTGAGGGAAACATTCTGTGCGTTCCTCAAAAACCTTACTTTACGAGGGGAGGTACACTGAGAGATCAGATAATTTACCCGATGTCATCGGATGAGTTCTTCGATAGGGGTTTCAAAGACAGGcatcttgttcagataCTCAGCGAGGTACGTCTTGAATACCTATTGAGGCGCAAAAAAGGTTGGTCCTATTTAGATGCTGTTGCAGAGTGGAAGGATGTTTTAAGCGGAGGAGAAAAGCAGAGGATGAACTTTGCACGTATAATGTTCCACAAACCAAGGTTTATTGTCTTAGATGAGGCAACAAACGCAATCAGCGCTGACATGGAAGACTATCTGTTCAACCTATTGAAAAGGTATAGGTTCAACTTCATCAGCATTTCCCAAAGACCTTCATTAATCAAATATCatgatctgctgctggagatAACGGATGTTCAAACAGGGTCTTGGCAATTGCAGGCCCTTGGCACGGCTGAGGCAATTACTTCGATAGATCACGAAATCGACGAGCTTTCCAAAAAGATGGCTAACGTTAGCAAATGGGAATTAGAAAGAGAGGAACTGCAAGAGAAGTTGGCTGTAATATGA
- the ATG5 gene encoding Atg5p (ancestral locus Anc_8.666) — protein MDEIRRLVWEGALNVQVTVKSSLLIGDADLRHYTLNLRLPRETYIAIYLRTIIDRLRNYLRTDPDNEDQFVWLECQGVPVYWNYPIGILYDFMTGLNPSDRQRSHCSGELLNVWKLELAQGSQLPPGVIPFGSELQLVRTYWMQQWKQACYVLNGSSKQMMSLSMQDTQKFWDALIARDQNAFRQVASKIIPAKPRSIPICIHQSLPKMQMFQPIVAGHKSDGSRMKLKDLMKEQFSSLFVDDNSLSKVVSNGIELPLTLDLLDVYARFMSLDGYLHLSLCLLSESEYGRAIAR, from the coding sequence ATGGATGAAATCAGACGTCTGGTCTGGGAAGGAGCCCTAAATGTGCAAGTAACAGTGAAGTCGAGCCTATTAATTGGCGATGCTGACCTTAGGCACTACACTTTGAACCTAAGGCTACCAAGAGAAACCTATATTGCAATCTATCTCCGAACTATAATTGACAGACTGCGAAACTATTTGCGAACTGATCCTGATAATGAAGACCAATTTGTGTGGCTTGAGTGTCAAGGTGTGCCAGTCTACTGGAACTATCCTATCGGAATACTCTATGACTTTATGACTGGCCTCAATCCGTCTGATAGACAAAGGAGTCACTGTTCAGGCGAGCTGCTGAACGTATGGAAGCTGGAGCTCGCTCAGGGCTCTCAGCTACCGCCTGGTGTGATACCGTTTGGTAGCGAACTTCAGCTGGTGCGAACGTACTGGATGCAGCAATGGAAACAGGCTTGCTATGTTCTCAATGGGTCCTCAAAGCAGATGATGTCACTATCAATGCAAGATACTCAGAAGTTCTGGGATGCTCTTATAGCCAGAGATCAAAATGCTTTCAGACAGGTAGCTAGCAAAATCATTCCTGCGAAGCCTCGCAGTATCCCAATATGTATACATCAGAGCCTCCCAAAAATGCAGATGTTCCAGCCCATTGTTGCGGGACACAAGTCCGATGGATCGAGAATGAAACTTAAAGATTTGATGAAGGAGCAGTTCTCCAGTCTGTTCGTGGACGACAACAGCTTATCGAAGGTTGTATCAAATGGTATAGAATTACCTCTCACGCTGGATCTCCTCGATGTCTACGCTCGTTTCATGAGTCTTGACGGTTACTTACATTTATCACTCTGTTTACTTTCGGAAAGCGAGTATGGAAGAGCTATCGCAAGATGA
- a CDS encoding uncharacterized protein (ancestral locus Anc_8.662) produces MGTFRGLVHQYCNPQVAFEFEPSGCKKVIIAIGGLTDGLLTVHFAPSLAEAVSQLGYSVVHIQMSSSYKGWGITSLDSDVKEIKQLVSYLRCPKGGSREKIIILGRSTGSQDVIRYLLRHPETVDAGIMNAAVSDREGLSPKLDPSLLKQLNVEAKRLVDDGKPDQVLGPMFAKAMFDTPVTAYRWCSLMLPGGDDDYFSSDLTDETLQRTFGKIEKPFLVLENEKDEFVPKTIDKSALFERWKMFSNPAYWSKHSGLVTGASHVVSEPEGQQNLNKMVISFIKEFSL; encoded by the coding sequence ATGGGGACGTTTCGGGGTCTTGTTCATCAATACTGTAATCCACAGGTTGCGTTTGAATTTGAGCCATCAGGCTGCAAGAAAGTGATCATCGCTATTGGGGGGTTGACTGATGGTCTATTGACAGTTCATTTTGCTCCCAGTTTGGCAGAAGCAGTTTCACAGCTTGGTTACTCGGTTGTTCACATCCAAATGAGCAGCAGTTACAAAGGATGGGGCATCACGTCTCTGGATTCTGATGTTAAGGAGATAAAGCAATTGGTGTCCTATCTAAGATGTCCAAAAGGCGGTAGcagagagaagattatCATTCTGGGGCGGTCCACTGGCTCGCAAGATGTCATTCGATACCTGTTACGGCACCCAGAGACGGTGGATGCTGGTATTATGAACGCTGCTGTGTCGGATCGTGAAGGCCTGTCGCCGAAATTAGACCCTAGCTTATTGAAACAGCTCAATGTGGAGGCTAAGAGGCTTGTAGATGACGGCAAACCTGACCAAGTTCTTGGTCCAATGTTCGCCAAAGCCATGTTCGATACGCCAGTGACGGCATACAGGTGGTGCTCATTGATGCTTCCTGGTGGCGACGACGACTACTTTTCGAGTGATTTGACGGATGAGACCTTACAGAGAACCTTTGGGAAGATCGAAAAACCTTTCCTCGTCTTGGAAAacgagaaagatgaatTTGTCCCGAAGACTATAGATAAGAGCGCACTTTTTGAGAGATGGAAAATGTTCTCGAATCCGGCCTACTGGTCAAAGCACTCCGGTCTGGTGACAGGTGCGTCTCACGTAGTCTCGGAACCGGAGGGCCAGCAAAACTTGAATAAAATGGTGATCTCCTTCATCAAAGAATTCTCCCTCTAA